A single region of the Neotabrizicola shimadae genome encodes:
- the ybgF gene encoding tol-pal system protein YbgF, whose amino-acid sequence MRAAFAPALALVLALTAVPSLAQDNSQTLADIKAELGQLSAQFDTLKSELISTGAATSGAAGGDALQRLDAIEAALARLTAQTEAVEQKVNRVVSEGSNRLGDLEFRVCELEEGCDVTKIGQAPLGGETTAPIAPAPAPAPSDTGSDAGGAELAVNEKADFDRAKEVLGQGDFRTAAELFATFAQSYPGSPLMAEAQVLRGDALTSLGETSKAARAYLEAFSGQPDGPQAAGALLKLGRSLGALGQTPEACMTLAEVGNRFPGSAQAGEAVAAAQGFGCQN is encoded by the coding sequence GTGCGCGCCGCCTTCGCCCCCGCCCTGGCGCTTGTGCTGGCGCTGACGGCCGTGCCGTCGCTGGCGCAGGACAACAGCCAGACGCTGGCCGACATCAAGGCCGAGCTGGGCCAGTTGTCGGCCCAGTTCGACACGCTGAAGTCGGAACTGATCTCGACCGGGGCGGCCACGTCCGGCGCCGCTGGCGGCGATGCGCTGCAACGGCTGGATGCGATCGAGGCGGCGCTGGCGCGACTGACCGCGCAGACCGAGGCGGTGGAGCAGAAGGTCAACCGTGTGGTGAGCGAGGGCAGCAACCGGCTGGGCGACCTGGAGTTCCGCGTCTGCGAGCTGGAGGAAGGCTGCGACGTCACCAAGATCGGCCAGGCGCCCCTAGGCGGCGAGACAACGGCGCCCATCGCGCCCGCGCCTGCGCCCGCGCCGTCCGATACGGGCTCCGACGCAGGCGGCGCCGAACTTGCCGTCAACGAGAAAGCCGATTTCGACCGGGCCAAGGAGGTGCTCGGTCAGGGTGACTTTCGTACCGCCGCAGAGCTCTTTGCGACCTTTGCCCAATCCTATCCTGGCTCGCCCCTGATGGCCGAGGCCCAGGTGCTGCGCGGCGACGCGCTGACCAGCCTGGGCGAAACCTCGAAGGCGGCACGGGCCTATCTGGAGGCCTTTTCGGGCCAGCCCGACGGGCCGCAGGCGGCGGGCGCGCTGTTGAAGCTTGGCCGCTCGCTTGGCGCCCTGGGCCAGACGCCCGAGGCCTGCATGACGCTGGCCGAAGTGGGCAACCGCTTCCCCGGTTCGGCCCAGGCGGGCGAGGCCGTGGCTGCGGCGCAGGGCTTCGGGTGCCAGAACTGA
- the pal gene encoding peptidoglycan-associated lipoprotein Pal — protein sequence MPRLSKAVLLIAMLGLAACQNPDRYGAGSGAGGAGGAGGAGGTGAGGIGTSALGDASNPASPAYFQASVGDRVFFLVDQFTLTDTARQTLVAQAAWLKANPDYGILIEGHADEQGTREYNLALGAKRASAVQDFLIVQGIPASRIRTVSYGKERPVEVCSDEACYAKNRRAVTVLSAGSGA from the coding sequence ATGCCCCGACTTTCCAAGGCCGTCCTGCTGATCGCGATGCTGGGCCTTGCGGCCTGCCAGAACCCCGACCGTTACGGCGCCGGAAGTGGCGCGGGCGGTGCAGGTGGGGCCGGCGGTGCCGGTGGAACAGGGGCGGGAGGCATCGGCACCTCGGCCCTGGGCGATGCCAGCAATCCCGCCTCGCCCGCCTATTTCCAGGCCAGCGTCGGCGACCGCGTGTTCTTCCTGGTGGACCAGTTCACCCTGACCGACACCGCGCGCCAGACGCTTGTGGCGCAGGCCGCCTGGCTGAAGGCCAACCCCGACTACGGCATCCTGATCGAAGGCCATGCCGACGAGCAGGGCACGCGCGAATACAACCTTGCCCTGGGGGCCAAGCGCGCCAGCGCGGTGCAGGACTTCCTGATCGTGCAAGGCATCCCCGCCAGCCGCATCCGCACGGTGAGCTATGGCAAGGAACGCCCGGTTGAGGTCTGCTCGGACGAAGCCTGCTATGCCAAGAACCGCCGCGCCGTGACGGTGCTGTCGGCCGGATCGGGGGCCTGA
- the tolQ gene encoding protein TolQ, which yields MEPTTLAAAQEIDFSLLALFMRATLTVKLVMVGLMIMSFWSWAIIIQKHLAFRVARREASIFDRAFWSGEPLDELFEKLGPTPAGASEKIFAAGMLEWRRSHKQDGGLIAGAQARIDRAMDVAIARESERLNKGLSFLATTGSTAPFIGLFGTIWGIKHSFEQIAISQNTNLAVVAPGIAEALLATGIGLIAAIPAVVFYNKLNSDSDRIVGGYEAFADEFATILSRQLDA from the coding sequence ATGGAACCCACCACCCTTGCGGCGGCGCAGGAGATCGATTTCTCGCTGCTGGCGCTGTTCATGCGCGCCACCCTGACGGTCAAGCTGGTCATGGTCGGACTGATGATCATGTCCTTCTGGTCATGGGCGATCATCATCCAGAAGCACCTTGCCTTTCGTGTGGCGCGGCGCGAGGCCTCGATTTTCGACCGGGCCTTCTGGTCGGGCGAGCCGCTGGACGAGCTGTTCGAGAAGCTGGGACCGACGCCCGCCGGCGCTTCGGAGAAGATCTTTGCCGCCGGGATGCTGGAATGGCGGCGCAGCCACAAGCAGGACGGCGGCCTGATTGCGGGCGCCCAGGCGCGCATCGACCGGGCGATGGATGTGGCGATCGCGCGCGAAAGCGAGCGGCTGAACAAGGGTCTGTCCTTCCTGGCCACCACCGGCTCGACCGCGCCCTTCATCGGGCTGTTCGGCACGATCTGGGGGATCAAGCATTCGTTCGAGCAGATCGCGATTTCGCAGAACACCAACCTGGCCGTCGTGGCGCCCGGCATCGCCGAGGCTTTGCTGGCCACAGGCATCGGCCTGATCGCGGCCATCCCTGCGGTGGTGTTCTACAACAAGCTGAACTCGGACAGCGACCGCATCGTCGGCGGCTATGAGGCCTTTGCCGACGAGTTTGCCACCATCCTTTCGCGCCAGCTGGACGCCTGA
- the tolB gene encoding Tol-Pal system beta propeller repeat protein TolB codes for MTRLKTLATLFAALAALALAVPQTATAEPLRIVITDGVIEPLPFAIPQFIAENGAAGEYAANLTRVVAADLAGTGLFAEIPANAYISQVTSFDAPVAYEDWKAINAQALITGAVSVSGDKLVVKFRLFDIFSGQPLGEGLQFAGTTKSWRRMAHKVADQVYSRITGEGGYFDSRVVFVSESGPKDNRQKRLAVMDYDGANVQYLTDSSSIVIAPRFSPTGDRILFTSYATGFPRIYVMDVASLKTRALEEQPGTMTFAPRFSPDGQTVVFSLEQGGNTDIYALDIGSGRLRQLTDAPSIETAPSFSPDGSKIVFESDRSGTQQIYVMPAGGGNATRISNGAGRYSTPVWSPRGDLIAFTKQNAGRFHIGVMRTDGSEERLLTSSFLDEGPTWAPNGRVLMFTRQGAGAGGQPALWSVDISGRNLRQVPLDQPASDPAWSPLLP; via the coding sequence ATGACCCGCCTGAAAACCCTTGCCACACTTTTCGCCGCCCTTGCCGCACTGGCCCTTGCCGTGCCGCAGACGGCCACGGCCGAGCCTCTGCGCATCGTCATCACAGATGGCGTGATCGAGCCCTTGCCCTTTGCCATTCCGCAGTTCATCGCGGAAAACGGCGCGGCCGGGGAATATGCCGCCAACCTGACCAGGGTGGTGGCGGCCGATCTGGCGGGAACCGGCCTTTTCGCCGAGATCCCGGCGAATGCCTACATCAGCCAGGTGACCAGCTTCGACGCCCCGGTGGCCTATGAGGATTGGAAGGCGATCAACGCCCAGGCGCTGATCACGGGCGCGGTCAGCGTTTCCGGCGACAAGCTGGTGGTGAAGTTCCGCCTGTTCGACATCTTCTCGGGCCAGCCCCTGGGCGAGGGGCTGCAATTCGCCGGCACCACGAAAAGCTGGCGGCGCATGGCGCACAAGGTGGCCGACCAGGTCTATTCCCGCATCACCGGCGAGGGCGGATACTTCGACAGCCGCGTGGTCTTCGTCAGTGAAAGCGGACCGAAGGACAACCGCCAGAAGCGCCTGGCCGTGATGGATTACGACGGCGCCAATGTGCAGTACCTGACGGATTCCTCCTCCATCGTCATCGCGCCGCGCTTCTCGCCCACGGGTGACCGGATCCTGTTCACCTCTTATGCCACGGGGTTCCCGCGCATCTATGTGATGGACGTGGCCAGCCTGAAGACCCGCGCGCTGGAGGAACAGCCCGGCACCATGACCTTTGCCCCGCGCTTTTCGCCCGATGGGCAGACCGTGGTGTTCAGCCTGGAACAGGGCGGCAACACCGACATCTATGCGCTGGACATCGGTTCGGGCCGGCTGCGGCAGCTGACGGACGCACCCTCGATCGAGACGGCGCCGTCCTTCTCGCCCGATGGCAGCAAGATCGTCTTCGAAAGCGACCGGTCGGGCACGCAGCAGATTTACGTGATGCCCGCGGGTGGCGGCAACGCGACCCGCATTTCCAACGGGGCCGGGCGCTATTCCACCCCGGTCTGGTCGCCGCGCGGCGACCTGATCGCCTTCACCAAGCAGAATGCCGGGCGCTTCCACATCGGCGTGATGCGCACCGACGGGTCCGAGGAACGGCTGCTCACCTCGTCCTTCCTGGACGAGGGCCCGACCTGGGCGCCGAACGGCCGCGTGCTGATGTTCACGCGCCAGGGCGCGGGGGCGGGCGGCCAGCCCGCGCTTTGGTCGGTGGACATCTCGGGGCGCAACCTGCGGCAGGTGCCGCTGGACCAGCCCGCCTCTGACCCGGCCTGGTCGCCGCTTTTGCCCTGA
- a CDS encoding cell envelope biogenesis protein TolA, translated as MNTGTVISGIGHMGLILWVVLGDWLFAPQDMEPVQVTQVSMISSAEFDAMMAAAPSTETPAEQPAPAEEIKAPAPVEPAPEPEPEPAPEPAPEPAKPEPAPLPRPVEPEPEPEPEPEPAPDPEPVPEPEPEPAPVEAPPPVAPPAAVEQPIPVPTSSARPKPRPSQRVAPVPAEAPEPQTETAPEPTPAVTPEPTPEPQVVEEEKPETAPEEATTQITPEAEPTDAAPELAPTASVRPRNKPAKPAKPAAAETATASSDNAAAEAAEAAADAEAEAIAAALAEAAAESAAEGGQEAPQGPPMTSGEKDALRVAVQQCWNVGALSSDALQTTVVVGVNVSQDGVPDAASIRLIESQGGTDAGARGAFEAARRAIIRCGARGFPLPPEKYDQWKELELVFDPSGMRMR; from the coding sequence ATGAACACCGGCACTGTCATCTCCGGCATCGGGCATATGGGCCTGATCCTCTGGGTCGTCCTGGGGGACTGGCTCTTTGCGCCGCAGGACATGGAGCCTGTGCAGGTCACGCAGGTCTCGATGATCTCGTCGGCCGAGTTCGATGCGATGATGGCGGCTGCGCCCTCGACCGAGACCCCGGCGGAACAGCCGGCCCCGGCCGAAGAGATCAAGGCGCCCGCGCCGGTGGAGCCGGCACCGGAACCGGAGCCTGAACCGGCGCCCGAGCCCGCCCCGGAACCGGCAAAGCCAGAGCCTGCGCCGTTGCCCAGGCCGGTGGAGCCCGAACCCGAACCCGAGCCGGAGCCCGAACCGGCGCCGGACCCCGAGCCTGTGCCCGAACCGGAGCCCGAGCCCGCCCCGGTGGAGGCGCCGCCGCCCGTGGCCCCGCCCGCCGCGGTGGAGCAGCCCATCCCGGTGCCGACCTCCTCGGCCCGCCCGAAGCCGCGGCCCTCGCAGCGCGTGGCGCCGGTTCCTGCCGAGGCGCCCGAGCCGCAGACCGAAACCGCGCCCGAACCCACGCCCGCCGTGACGCCGGAACCGACGCCCGAGCCGCAGGTGGTCGAGGAGGAGAAGCCCGAGACCGCGCCCGAGGAAGCGACGACGCAGATCACGCCCGAGGCTGAGCCGACCGACGCGGCCCCCGAGCTTGCGCCGACGGCTTCGGTCCGGCCGCGCAACAAGCCCGCCAAACCGGCGAAGCCGGCAGCGGCCGAGACGGCCACGGCCTCGTCCGACAATGCGGCGGCCGAGGCTGCGGAGGCGGCCGCGGATGCCGAGGCGGAGGCCATCGCGGCCGCACTGGCCGAGGCGGCCGCCGAGAGTGCCGCCGAGGGCGGTCAGGAGGCGCCTCAGGGCCCGCCGATGACCAGCGGCGAGAAGGACGCGCTGCGGGTTGCCGTGCAGCAATGCTGGAATGTGGGCGCGCTGTCCTCGGATGCCTTGCAGACCACGGTGGTGGTGGGCGTGAATGTCTCGCAGGACGGCGTGCCCGATGCCGCCTCGATCCGGCTGATCGAATCGCAGGGCGGCACCGATGCCGGGGCGCGCGGCGCCTTCGAGGCCGCGCGGCGTGCCATCATCCGCTGCGGCGCGCGGGGCTTCCCGCTGCCGCCCGAGAAATACGACCAGTGGAAGGAACTGGAGCTTGTCTTCGATCCCAGCGGGATGAGGATGAGATGA
- the tolR gene encoding protein TolR, with protein sequence MGAGVIQKSGGSGGRRRHRRGKSAAMSEINVTPFVDVMLVLLIIFMVAAPLLTVGVPVELPKTAANAMPTEQEEPLTLTVTADGRLMIMNTEVAEGELIPKLTAIAAQRENKKVFLRADGSIPYERVAQIMGAMNRAGFTDIGLVTDTQGPSFGADQVPAEPAGDGG encoded by the coding sequence ATGGGGGCAGGGGTCATCCAGAAATCGGGCGGCAGCGGCGGGCGCAGGCGGCATCGCCGCGGCAAGTCGGCCGCGATGAGCGAGATCAACGTCACGCCCTTCGTGGACGTGATGCTGGTGCTCTTGATCATCTTCATGGTGGCGGCGCCGCTTCTTACAGTGGGCGTGCCGGTTGAACTGCCGAAGACCGCCGCCAATGCCATGCCGACCGAGCAGGAAGAGCCGCTGACGCTGACCGTCACCGCCGACGGGCGGCTGATGATCATGAACACCGAGGTGGCAGAGGGCGAGCTGATCCCCAAGCTGACGGCGATTGCGGCGCAGCGCGAGAACAAGAAGGTGTTCCTGCGCGCCGACGGGTCCATCCCCTATGAGCGCGTGGCGCAGATCATGGGCGCGATGAACCGCGCGGGCTTCACCGACATCGGCCTGGTGACCGACACCCAGGGTCCGAGCTTCGGCGCCGACCAGGTGCCGGCCGAGCCCGCGGGCGACGGCGGCTGA